A genomic stretch from Candidatus Atribacteria bacterium includes:
- a CDS encoding TRAP transporter small permease, whose amino-acid sequence MNEVEKNWFFKLCDILEKITLYTVMIICATMLIVAWVHVIRRYIFNNSLTWSEEFLRFSLVWFALLSASIIHKKRGHLGIVTFREMMPKKIQIFLERSLPYLALVATSLTAIYGVNLMIRVQGQFSPALRIPVALPYAAIPISFILMTLYGIAHIIEDFKVALKVKNN is encoded by the coding sequence GTGAATGAAGTAGAAAAAAACTGGTTTTTTAAACTTTGTGATATATTAGAAAAGATTACTTTATATACTGTAATGATAATATGTGCAACAATGTTAATTGTAGCTTGGGTACATGTAATAAGAAGATATATTTTTAATAATTCTTTAACTTGGTCTGAAGAATTTCTTAGATTCTCTTTAGTATGGTTTGCTTTATTAAGTGCCAGCATTATTCACAAAAAACGTGGTCATTTAGGTATAGTTACTTTTCGGGAAATGATGCCTAAAAAAATTCAGATATTTTTAGAGAGATCTTTACCCTATTTAGCATTAGTAGCTACTTCGTTGACTGCTATTTATGGTGTAAATTTAATGATAAGAGTACAAGGACAGTTTTCACCAGCTTTAAGGATCCCGGTTGCTTTACCTTATGCCGCTATTCCAATATCGTTTATTTTAATGACCTTATATGGAATAGCTCATATAATCGAAGATTTCAAAGTTGCTTTAAAAGTAAAAAATAATTAA
- a CDS encoding TRAP transporter substrate-binding protein: MSKKCIAVLLVLLLVLSLSSVGFAATKVRISVCNAPTHPQNIGLEIFKNYVEEKTNGEMIVDVYPNSQLGAERESVEQCKNGSLEMATASAGPLTTFNSKFMVLDIPFAFNSYDVAWMVLDGPVGQKLLESCEEVGLKGLSFMENGFRHVTNNVRPVTKVEDFANIKIRTMEAPMHMENFKLLGANPTPVPWTELYLTLQQKIVDGQENPLANLWEVKMYEVQKYASLTGHIYDPMPLVADLKWFNGLTPKQQSIIEKGAILAQNYSRFVNNAREEELARLLTEKGMIINDVTDEEKARMRDASQAKVVEAIKKNTDPAFVDEWLKAIDKAGEDIKAGL; this comes from the coding sequence ATGAGTAAAAAGTGTATAGCAGTTTTATTAGTATTACTATTAGTATTGTCTCTATCAAGTGTTGGGTTTGCTGCAACAAAAGTGAGAATTTCGGTTTGTAATGCCCCCACCCATCCACAAAATATTGGTTTGGAAATATTTAAGAATTACGTGGAAGAAAAAACTAATGGCGAAATGATAGTAGATGTATATCCTAATTCACAACTTGGTGCCGAAAGAGAATCAGTAGAACAATGTAAGAATGGTTCTTTAGAAATGGCTACTGCTTCTGCTGGTCCATTGACTACTTTTAATAGTAAATTTATGGTTTTAGATATTCCTTTTGCTTTCAATAGTTACGATGTAGCTTGGATGGTTTTAGATGGTCCGGTTGGGCAGAAATTACTTGAATCTTGTGAAGAAGTTGGACTAAAAGGATTGAGCTTTATGGAAAATGGTTTTCGTCACGTTACTAACAACGTACGACCAGTTACTAAAGTAGAAGATTTTGCAAATATTAAGATTCGTACTATGGAAGCTCCAATGCACATGGAGAATTTTAAATTATTAGGTGCTAATCCTACTCCAGTTCCATGGACTGAACTATATTTAACTCTACAACAAAAAATAGTGGATGGTCAGGAAAATCCTTTGGCAAATTTATGGGAAGTTAAGATGTACGAAGTGCAAAAATACGCTTCCTTAACTGGTCATATTTATGATCCTATGCCATTAGTTGCAGATTTAAAATGGTTTAATGGCTTAACTCCTAAACAACAGAGCATTATTGAAAAAGGTGCAATTTTAGCGCAAAATTACAGTAGATTTGTTAACAACGCCCGCGAAGAAGAGTTGGCCAGACTATTAACTGAAAAAGGAATGATAATTAATGATGTTACAGATGAGGAAAAAGCAAGAATGAGAGATGCTTCTCAGGCTAAAGTAGTAGAGGCGATCAAGAAAAATACTGATCCAGCTTTCGTAGATGAGTGGCTAAAAGCTATTGATAAAGCCGGGGAAGATATTAAAGCAGGTCTATAA
- a CDS encoding TRAP transporter large permease → MILALLSLLISFVVLLIIGFPIAFNLLLSSIIYLIVGGYPLTLVTQRMFEGMNGFALLAVPFFVLTGQFMVKGHLLRSLTDFVNAFIGHVRGALALVTIGTCLFMGSIVGLALAEIASLGSFLIPMMKEEGYKPAFSSAVMASASLLGPIMPPSVLMILYCMSVGRTSIAGLFLAAIIPAFIIAFFQMVTVYFIAKKRNYPSHSKTNWPEKWTQFRKSIPALFLPIIILGGIFGRIFTVTEASAVAALYAFIVSFFVFREAKWSDLPGIFLETALTSGLVILLAGTATVTAWAIANERIIYMLVEPLSNVPTWVFLLLVNILLLINGMFMDDYASVVILGPILAPIAWKLGVDPLQIGAIVCVNLVIGLATPPFGIALFVTSPMAGVKIEDTVKEALPFIAVSIAALILITYIPQLTLWLPRLSGY, encoded by the coding sequence ATAATTTTGGCACTATTATCTTTATTAATTTCTTTCGTAGTTTTATTAATTATCGGTTTTCCTATTGCATTTAACTTATTGCTAAGCTCAATAATTTATTTAATAGTTGGAGGATACCCTTTAACTTTAGTTACTCAACGAATGTTTGAAGGAATGAATGGATTTGCTTTATTAGCTGTCCCATTTTTTGTGCTTACCGGACAATTTATGGTAAAAGGGCATCTTCTTCGTTCTTTAACGGATTTCGTTAATGCTTTTATCGGTCATGTAAGAGGAGCTTTGGCTCTGGTAACAATCGGAACTTGTTTATTTATGGGATCAATTGTAGGTTTAGCTCTTGCAGAAATTGCATCTCTGGGTTCATTTTTAATTCCAATGATGAAAGAGGAGGGATATAAACCAGCTTTTAGCTCAGCTGTAATGGCAAGTGCTTCATTACTTGGACCTATAATGCCGCCCAGTGTACTAATGATTCTGTATTGTATGTCAGTAGGTCGAACCTCGATTGCAGGCTTATTTCTTGCAGCAATTATTCCAGCATTTATTATTGCTTTTTTTCAGATGGTAACTGTTTATTTTATTGCAAAAAAGCGTAATTACCCAAGCCATTCAAAGACTAATTGGCCAGAGAAGTGGACTCAATTTAGAAAATCTATACCAGCCCTTTTTTTGCCTATAATTATTCTAGGTGGAATTTTTGGTCGTATTTTTACAGTTACTGAAGCATCTGCAGTCGCTGCACTATATGCTTTTATTGTAAGTTTTTTTGTATTTCGAGAAGCAAAATGGTCAGATCTGCCAGGTATTTTTTTAGAAACTGCCTTAACATCAGGTTTAGTTATTTTATTAGCTGGCACTGCTACAGTAACTGCTTGGGCTATTGCTAATGAACGGATCATTTATATGTTGGTTGAACCACTTTCTAATGTTCCTACATGGGTTTTTCTATTATTAGTAAATATATTACTATTAATAAATGGAATGTTTATGGATGATTATGCTTCAGTCGTAATATTAGGTCCAATTCTTGCTCCAATTGCTTGGAAATTGGGAGTTGACCCTTTACAAATTGGGGCGATTGTATGCGTAAATTTGGTAATTGGACTTGCAACTCCACCCTTTGGTATCGCTCTTTTTGTCACTAGTCCTATGGCAGGAGTAAAAATTGAAGATACCGTTAAAGAAGCTTTACCTTTTATAGCTGTAAGTATTGCAGCGCTAATTTTAATAACTTATATTCCACAGCTCACTTTATGGTTACCTAGACTTTCTGGCTATTAG